A genomic window from Salvia splendens isolate huo1 chromosome 11, SspV2, whole genome shotgun sequence includes:
- the LOC121756410 gene encoding uncharacterized protein LOC121756410, translated as MLGKSVASPLLTFDSTAQFCNYPDTAALTTSKPFANINLTTYTPWGALRGGRYAISFISKNWELHSTAQTEDVILSDEDKKTWESCRQALSAYGFGAEEEDKILGKAFGHIHSPYWGEERKKEVPKFEVVNEILSYLKDLGLTDDDLGKVLKKFPEVLGCNLENELKENVQILDNQWGIKGKTLRNLLLRNPKALGYNIDCKGDCVAQCTRCWARI; from the exons ATGCTGGGAAAATCCGTGGCTTCTCCTCTGCTGACATTTGATTCAACTGCTCAGTTTTGTAATTAT CCTGATACCGCTGCATTGACGACTAGCAAACCATTTGCAAATATAAACCTTACCACTTACACCCCATGGGGTGCCCTCCGAGGGGGACGTTATGCAATCTCTTTCATATCTAAGAACTGGGAGTTGCATTCTACTGCTCAAACTGAAGATGTGATTCTCAGTGACGAAGACAAGAAAACATGGGAATCTTGCAGGCAAGCGCTGTCTGCATATGGTTTTGGTGCAGAGGAGGAAGACAAGATTCTTGGCAAGGCATTTGGTCATATTCATTCTCCTTATTGGGGTGAAGAGCGAAAGAAGGAAGTTCCCAAGTTCGAGGTTGTTAATGAGATACTAAGTTACCTAAAGGATTTAGGCCTCACTGATGACGATCTTGGAAAAGTTCTCAAGAAATTTCCGGAGGTGCTTGGATGCAACCTGGAAAACGAACTCAAAGAAAACGTGCAGATTCTCGATAATCAATGGGGCATCAAAGGTAAGACATTGAGAAACCTCCTCCTTCGTAATCCGAAAGCTCTAGGTTATAATATTGATTGCAAGGGTGATTGTGTGGCACAATGCACACGCTGCTGGGCTCGAATTTAA
- the LOC121756411 gene encoding gibberellin-regulated protein 9-like, translated as MKLLHLFLIFILFFQDFVVEGEEGNLQELTKKHHRPRAINCNYACARRCSKSSRKKVCHRACKSCCTTCHCVPPGTYGNKALCPCYAKLKTHGNKPKCP; from the exons ATGAAGCTCCTACATTtgtttctcatcttcattctcttctTTCAG GATTTTGTGGTGGAGGGTGAAGAGGGAAATCTACAAGAGCTTACGAAGAAACATCATCGGCCACGTGCAATAA ATTGCAACTATGCATGCGCAAGAAGATGCAGCAAGTCGTCAAGAAAGAAAGTGTGCCATCGTGCTTGCAAGAGCTGCTGCACGACGTGCCATTGTGTCCCTCCAGGGACGTATGGCAACAAAGCCCTCTGCCCCTGCTATGCCAAGCTTAAAACACATGGAAATAAGCCCAAGTGTCCTTGA